The following coding sequences are from one Sulfurihydrogenibium sp. window:
- a CDS encoding AtpZ/AtpI family protein, with product MNKNLSFLTIGLHLVSGVIVGVAIGYLLDKYFGTSPYLTIIFFFLGLIAGFKNMYTDAKKYIESEKKEYKE from the coding sequence ATGAATAAAAATTTATCTTTTTTAACAATTGGATTACATTTAGTCTCCGGTGTAATAGTAGGTGTTGCCATTGGTTATTTATTAGATAAATATTTTGGCACATCGCCTTATCTAACTATAATTTTCTTTTTTCTTGGTCTTATAGCCGGATTTAAAAATATGTACACTGATGCAAAGAAGTATATTGAAAGTGAAAAGAAGGAATACAAAGAATAA
- a CDS encoding SCO family protein: protein MKKILLFILAIMFSASSFAYTLQGSTKNYPKKLIEVENLVNEEGKPTKLSDFKGKVVILYFGFSNCKYVCPTVNAALKQVAEKLNEKGLRDKYQIVFITVDPKRDDPKTLKEYKKTRALDEFTFLTGKPEDLKKAWDAYGIEVKEVEKPTDEHAMHEHMHMHGGQGKMKMITHTPVKTIIIDKNGNMVEEYLGIYLPVDKIVEDVEYLIKQ from the coding sequence ATGAAAAAGATTTTATTATTCATCTTGGCTATCATGTTTAGCGCTTCTTCTTTTGCTTATACACTACAAGGCAGTACAAAAAACTATCCAAAGAAGTTGATTGAAGTTGAAAATCTTGTTAACGAAGAAGGTAAACCTACAAAACTATCTGATTTTAAAGGAAAGGTTGTTATTTTATACTTTGGCTTTTCTAACTGTAAATATGTTTGCCCAACAGTAAACGCAGCATTAAAACAGGTTGCAGAAAAGTTAAATGAAAAAGGTTTGAGAGATAAGTATCAAATTGTATTTATTACAGTAGACCCAAAAAGAGACGACCCTAAAACATTAAAAGAATATAAAAAGACAAGGGCATTGGATGAATTTACTTTCTTGACCGGTAAACCTGAAGACCTAAAGAAAGCTTGGGACGCTTACGGAATAGAAGTAAAAGAAGTTGAAAAACCTACTGATGAACATGCGATGCATGAACATATGCACATGCATGGTGGACAAGGTAAAATGAAGATGATAACTCATACACCGGTTAAGACAATCATCATAGATAAAAATGGAAATATGGTTGAGGAATATTTAGGAATTTATTTACCGGTTGATAAAATTGTTGAAGATGTCGAATATTTAATTAAACAATAG
- a CDS encoding c-type cytochrome: MKRTKLLTIALLSSTIALTACQKKEETPATGEAQPAPQQQAQQPQQPAQQQQQPQQATEAKQEVKEEAKPQEQKPEAQKEEKKQESVKSKEESKQQIAKVDGEAIFKSKGCAACHQPNADTVGPGLNKIASVYKGNKDGLIKFLSGEGKAIVDPAKEAVMKPNLEITKKLSKEEKEALAEFILKH; encoded by the coding sequence ATGAAGAGAACAAAATTATTAACAATAGCTTTATTATCTTCGACAATAGCATTAACAGCATGTCAAAAGAAAGAAGAGACTCCAGCGACCGGAGAAGCACAGCCTGCACCACAGCAACAAGCACAGCAACCACAACAACCTGCACAACAACAGCAACAACCACAACAAGCTACAGAAGCTAAGCAAGAAGTAAAAGAAGAAGCTAAACCGCAAGAACAAAAACCAGAGGCGCAAAAAGAAGAGAAAAAGCAAGAGTCAGTCAAATCGAAGGAAGAATCTAAACAGCAAATAGCTAAAGTGGATGGTGAAGCAATATTTAAGTCGAAAGGCTGTGCTGCATGTCATCAACCGAACGCAGATACTGTTGGACCTGGGTTAAATAAAATTGCATCTGTATATAAAGGAAATAAAGATGGGTTAATTAAATTCTTAAGTGGTGAAGGAAAAGCAATTGTAGACCCTGCAAAAGAAGCTGTAATGAAGCCAAATTTGGAAATTACAAAGAAATTATCTAAGGAAGAAAAAGAAGCATTAGCAGAATTTATTTTAAAACACTAA
- a CDS encoding family 1 encapsulin nanocompartment shell protein — protein sequence MEFLKRNEAPLSESDWERIDKVVVETARRILVGRRFIEISGPYYPSVQFVPYDYIEDGNTGACGLFGEVDCGVVKVKERKILPLPIIYKDFKIHWRDIESSKKFNIPIDFSVAAAAASQVAIAEDRLIFHGDIETGFPGLLNVEGKNSISISDWNQTGEAFKDILNGIVKLNENGFYNNFALVLNPQDYAMLHRLYGNSGILEIDQIKKLFDVGVFTTPVIPQFTAVVVSTGIENLDLFISQDMITSYLNYDNMDHYFRVFEILALRIKRPQCICTIE from the coding sequence ATGGAATTTTTAAAAAGAAATGAAGCACCTTTATCAGAAAGCGATTGGGAAAGGATTGATAAAGTAGTGGTTGAAACAGCAAGAAGAATCTTAGTAGGAAGAAGATTTATAGAAATATCAGGACCATATTATCCGTCTGTTCAATTTGTTCCATATGACTATATAGAAGATGGAAATACCGGAGCTTGTGGTCTTTTTGGTGAAGTAGATTGTGGTGTTGTAAAAGTCAAAGAAAGAAAAATACTTCCTCTGCCAATTATTTACAAAGATTTTAAAATTCATTGGAGAGACATAGAATCATCTAAAAAGTTTAACATTCCTATTGATTTTAGCGTTGCTGCTGCAGCTGCATCTCAGGTAGCTATTGCAGAAGATAGATTAATCTTCCATGGAGATATTGAAACAGGTTTTCCGGGATTATTAAATGTTGAAGGTAAAAATTCAATATCAATCTCTGACTGGAATCAAACAGGAGAAGCTTTTAAAGATATACTAAACGGTATCGTTAAATTAAATGAAAATGGATTTTATAATAACTTTGCTTTGGTTCTAAATCCTCAAGATTATGCAATGCTACATAGATTATATGGAAATAGCGGCATTCTTGAAATAGACCAGATTAAAAAACTGTTTGACGTTGGAGTGTTTACAACGCCAGTTATACCACAATTTACAGCCGTTGTTGTATCAACCGGAATTGAAAATTTAGACCTGTTTATATCTCAGGACATGATAACATCATATTTAAACTATGATAATATGGATCATTATTTCCGTGTTTTTGAAATTTTAGCACTTAGAATTAAAAGACCGCAGTGTATATGTACGATCGAATAA
- the dapB gene encoding 4-hydroxy-tetrahydrodipicolinate reductase — translation MVNIAISGIMGRMGRKIAELALEDKDINIVAGIENPDCAHLHSTVGEIINKDVKAPVVSDVSQVIDAFDVLIDFANNTEAVLGHLRILAADKNKKYAVIGTTGFNEKELEEIKQLSQDMPIVLAPNMSIGVNLLFKLVEQAAKTLKDKGFDIEVIEMHHRYKKDAPSGTAVKIVDILKKATGIEKVVYGRQGLTGERSNKEIGVFALRGGDVVGEHTVIFATMGERIELTHRATSRDIFAKGALEAAKWIVGKPNGLYDMQDVLGLNE, via the coding sequence ATGGTTAATATAGCAATCTCTGGCATCATGGGAAGAATGGGAAGAAAGATTGCAGAGTTAGCTTTAGAAGATAAAGATATAAATATTGTTGCTGGCATAGAGAATCCTGATTGTGCTCACTTGCATTCAACAGTCGGCGAAATAATCAACAAGGATGTAAAAGCTCCTGTTGTTTCTGATGTTTCTCAAGTAATTGATGCTTTTGATGTTTTGATTGATTTTGCAAACAATACTGAGGCTGTTTTAGGACATTTAAGAATTTTAGCAGCAGATAAGAACAAAAAATATGCAGTAATAGGAACAACAGGATTTAATGAAAAAGAATTGGAAGAGATAAAACAGCTTTCTCAAGATATGCCAATTGTTTTAGCTCCCAATATGAGCATAGGCGTGAATTTGTTATTTAAACTTGTGGAACAAGCAGCTAAAACATTAAAAGATAAAGGTTTTGATATTGAAGTTATAGAGATGCATCATAGATATAAAAAAGATGCCCCATCTGGCACAGCGGTTAAGATTGTGGATATTTTAAAGAAAGCAACAGGAATAGAAAAAGTCGTTTATGGTAGGCAAGGTTTGACAGGTGAAAGAAGTAATAAAGAAATTGGAGTGTTTGCTCTTAGAGGTGGTGATGTAGTAGGCGAACATACAGTTATCTTTGCTACAATGGGTGAAAGAATAGAATTAACTCACAGAGCTACTTCAAGAGATATCTTTGCTAAAGGTGCATTAGAAGCTGCAAAATGGATTGTAGGTAAGCCAAACGGTCTTTATGATATGCAAGATGTGTTGGGATTGAATGAATAA